From the genome of Oncorhynchus masou masou isolate Uvic2021 chromosome 15, UVic_Omas_1.1, whole genome shotgun sequence:
GAATAACTACACCATGCTCAAAAGGGATACTACCAATAggcgttggaaaacctccctggtctctgtGGTTGAACCTTTGTCTGAAATTCACTTCTTgactaagggaccttacagataattgtatgtgtggggtacagagagggTCATTTAAATAATCCCGTTaaaacactattactgcacacactgagtccatgcaacttattatgtgacttgttaagcacatttttattaCTGATTTaggcaaaggggttgaatacttatcgactcaagacatttcagatttgcattttaaattagtaaaaaaataataataattccacttacattatggggtattgtgtgtgggccAGAGACCAAAAACCtcaatttattacatttttaatACAAATGTGGGaaaattcaaggggtgtgaatactctgaaggtactgtatgtggTTTCCCCAGAGAGTTCTCCTCCATCTACTGctgtagatacagtggggcaaaaaaaggatttagtcagccaccaattgtgcaagttctcccacttaaaaagatgagaggcctgtaattttcatcattggtacacttcaactatgacagacaaaatgagaaaataaaatccagaaaatcacattgtaggatttttaatgaatttatttgcaaattatggtggaaaataagtatttggtcaataacaaaagtttatctcaatactttgttatataccctttgttggcaatgacagaggtcaaaggttttctgtaagtcttcacacggTATTTTGTCcgattcctccatgcagatctcctctagagcaatgatgttttggggctgttgctgggcaacacggactttcaactccctccaaagattttctatggggttgagatctggagactggctaaccttttgttattgaccaaatacttattttccaccataatttgcaaataaattcagtaaaaaacctacaatgtgattttctggatttttttttctcattttgtctgtcatagttgaagtatacctatgatgaaaattacaggcctctcatctttttaagtgggataacttgcacaattggtggctgactaagtacttttttccccccactgtatatattgtatGAATCCTATAAATTGAAATTTGATGtgtattttttatgtatttttgggtggagagatggggtagatggagtagatggagagatggggtaggtggagagatggggtaggtggagagatggggtaggtggggtagatggagagatggggtaGATGGGGTAGGTGGGGTAGGTGGAGAGGTGGGGTAGGTggagtagatggagagatggggtagatgggagagatggggtaggtggagagatggggtaggtggagagatggggtaggtggagagatggggtaggtggagtagatggagagatgaatggatggagagatggagagatgaatggatggagagatgggtaggtggagtagatggagagatgggtaggtggagtagatggagagatggagagatgaatggatggagagatgggtaggtggagtagatggagagatggagagatgaatggatggagagatggagagatgggtagGTGGAGTAGGTGGAGAGACGGGGTAGGTGGAGTAGAtgaatggatggagagatgggtaggtggagtagatggagagataaatggatggagagatggagagatgaatggatggagagatggagagatgaatggatggagagatgggtaggtggagtagatggagagatggagagatgggtaggtggagtagatggagagatggagagtgatatCAGTCATACCTCTTTGGTAAACTGATCCTGCAGAGTCTTTACAGTGTTCTGCAGTTCTGAAAAGGAGAAGAAGTGAGCGAAAGACAATAAACtttataacatatatatatatattagtttaAACATGTTTATTTCAGAGTGGTTACAAAGCAACTCATTTCATATAGTTGTGAAAAGTTGTCTTTCTAATAAATGTTTGCTTAAAATGTTGGAGATGCTTAAATGACAAAATGTCACCATCCAGGTATTCCCTTATCAACTGCAGGGCAGGCCTGGTCTCCACGGGTTCCATCCACTCCGTCTCTCCGGTCCTCAGACCATCAGCCAGGACCTGACAACCACAACCAGCAACAGGCTTTAACACATGACATTCGCTCTATAGTGTGATGGCCTCGTTAAACCAGGCTGAACGGTGTTGctcaccagggttggggtcaattccgtTTAAAATTCAGAAAGTAATTCCTATTTGAATTTCCTCATTGAAACGCATTGAAGAGCATTTGAATTTCTATTGTcaagtttacttcctgaattggcTGGAATTTAAAAtgggaattgaccccaacccacATCATTGtaatgtaggtttaaaacaggctAATAAAAGGCATTTCAAAGTATTATTTTTGGCACAAACCTGTAGAAATTCCAGCTCCCTGTACAACGGATACATGGGACTTCTCATGTCGCCACTCGACACCGTGATATTCTGCAGGGGGGAGAGGAGTTACCAAGCAGTCCCTCCATCCTGGGTACGAGTCTAGATCTGAGAGAAACAGTCCCTACATCCTAGTCTAGACCCGAGAGAAACAGTCCCTCCATCCAGGGTACTAGTCTAGATCTGAGAGAAACAGTCCCTACATCCTAGTCTAGACCCGAGAGAAACAGTCCCTCCATCCAGGGTACTAGTCTAGACCCGAGAGAAACAGTCCCTCCATCCAGGGTACTAGTCTAGATCTGAGAGAAACAGTCCCTCCATCCTGGGTACTAGTCTAGATCTGAGAGAAACAGTCCCTACATCCTGGGTACTAGTCTAGATCTGAGAGAAACAGTCCCTCCATCCTGGGTACTAGTCTAGATCTGAGAGAAACAGTCCCTACATCCTGGGTACTAGTCTAGATCTGAGAGAAACAGTCCCTCCTACATCCTGGGTACTAGTCTAGATCTGAGAGAAACAGTCCCTCCTACATCCTGGGTACTAGTCTAGATCTGAGAGAAACAGTCCCTCCTACATCCTGGGTACTAGTCTAGATCTGAGAGAAACAGTCCCTCCATCCTGGGTACTAGTCTAGATCTGAGAGAAACAGTCCCTCCATCCTGGGTACTAGTCTAGATCTGAGAGAAACAGTCCCTCCATCCTGGGTACTAGTCTAGATCTGAGAGAAACAGTCCCTCCTACATCCTGGGTACTAGTCTAGATCTGAGAGAAACAGTCCCTACATCCTGGGTACGAGTCTAGATCTGAGAGAAACAGTCCCTACATCCTGGGTACGAGTCTAGATCTGAGAGAAACAGTCCCTACATCCTGGGTACTAGTCTAGATCTGAGAGAAACAGTCCCTCCATCCAGGGTACTAGTCTAGATCTGAGAGAAACAGTCCCTCCATCCTGGGTACTAGTCTAGATCTGAGAGAAACAGTCCCTCCATCCTGGGTACTAGTCTAGATCTGAGAGAAACAGTCCCTACATCCTGGGTACTAGTCTAGATCTGAGAGAAACAGTCCCTCCAACCTGGGTACTAGTCTAGATCTGAGAGAAACAGTCCCTCCATCCTGGGTACTAGTCTAGATCTGAGAGAAACAGTCCCTACATCCTGGGTACTAGTCTAGATCTGAGAGAAACAGTCCCTCCATCCTGGGTACGAGTCTAGATCTGAGAGAAACAGTCCCTACATCCTGGGTACGAGTCTAGATCTGAGAGAAACAGTCCCTCCATTCTGGGTACGAGTCTAGATCTGAGAGAAACAGTCCCTACATCCTGGGTACGAGTCTAGATCTGAGAGAAACAGTCCCTCCATCCTGGGTGCGAGTCTAGATCTGAGAGAAACAGTCCCTACATCCTGGGTACGAGTCTAGATCTGAGAGAAACAGTCCCTACATCCAGGGTACTAGTCTAGATCTGAGAGAAACAGTCCCTCCATCCTGGGTACGAGTCTAGATCTGAGAGAAACAGTCCCTCCATCCTGGGTACTAGTCTAGATCTGAGAGAAACAGTCCCTCCATCCTGGGTACTAGTCTAGATCTGAGAGAAACAGTCCCTCCATCCAGGGTACTAGTCTAGATCTGAGAGAAACAGTCCCTCCATCCAGGGTACTAGTCTAGATCTGAGAGAAACAGTCCCTCCATCCAGGGTACTAGTCTAGATCTGAGAGAAACAGTCCCTACATCCTGGGTACGAGTCTAGATCTGAGAGAAACAGTCCCTACATCCAGGGTACTAGTCTAGATCTGAGAGAAACAGTCCCTCCTACATCCTGGGTACTAGTCTAGATCTGAGAGAAACAGTCCCTCCTACATCCTGGGTACTAGTCTAGATCTGAGAGAAACAGTCCCTACATCCTGGGTACGAGTCTAGATCTGAGAGAAACAGTCCCTCCATCCAGGGTACTAGTCTAGATCTGAGAGAAACAGTCCCTCCTACATCCTGGGTACTAGTCTAGATCTGAGAGAAACAGTCCCTCCTACATCCTGGGTACTAGTCTAGATCTGAGAGAAACAGTCCCTCCTACATCCTGGGTACTAGTCTAGATCTGAGAGAAACAGTCCCTCCATCCTGGGTACTAGTCTAGATCTGAGAGAAACAGTCCCTCCATCCTGGGTACTAGTCTAGATCTGAGAGAAACAGTCCCTCCATCCTGGGTACTAGTCTAGATCTGAGAGAAACAGTCCCTCCATCCTGGGTACTAGTCTAGATCTGAGAGAAACAGTCCCTACATCCAGGGTACGAGTCTAGATCTGAGAGAAACAGTCCCTCCATCCTGGGTACTAGTCTAGATCTGAGAGAAACAGTCCCTACATCCTGGGTACTAGTCTAGACCCGAGAGAAACAGTCCCTACATCCTGGGTACGAGTCTAGATCTGAGAGAAACAGTCCCTCCATCCTGGGTACGAGTCTAGATCTGAGAGAAACAGTCCCTCCATCCTGGGTACGAGTCTAGATCTGAGAGAAACAGTCCCTCCATCCTAGTCTAGACCCGAGAGGGTTGGAGAGTTGTaagcaggggttggaaccgggTTCAAGGAAGAAAGAAAAATTATAATTGAGGAACAGAATCAGAATAAAAGTGATCTAAACTGTTCAGGATGAGAACAGGTATTTTTAAAGCATAGAACCGGTTAAAAAACATTCTGGGCATTTTTTCTCCAATCccacaaaaacacaacaaagtcctcagagtaaaaaataaaataaacaaatggaATGAAGGAAGATGGAGTGAAGAACGTTGCTCCAAATGAGTAAAACTCTCTTAAATTTAATCTATAGTACCACTTTACGTCAACACTGATCTGCTGACCACCGAGCAATAACATCAGAGATGGATAACAACACAAAACTACTTttaagggaggggggaggggctatGGTAGCCGACGGTTCGGAGGGGGGAGGGGCTACGGTAGCCGACGGTTCGGAGGGGAGGGGGCTACGGTAGCCGACGGttcggagggggaggggctacggtAGCCGACGGttcggagggggaggggctacggtAGCCGACGGttcggagggggaggggctacggtAGCCGACGGttcggagggggaggggctacggtAGCCGACGGTTCGGAGGGGGGAGGGGCTACGGTAGCCGACGGTTCGGAGGGGGGAGGGGCTACGGTAGCCGACGGTTCGGAGGGGGGAGGGGCTACGGTAGCCGACGGTTCGGAGGGGGGAGGGGCTACGGTAGCCGACGGTTCGGAGGGGGAGGGTAGCCTACTGATGTTACAAGCGTGATTCAGATTTTTTCATTTTGAGAAGACTTGATACATTTTTCCTAGTTACTAGTTAAGGAAACTATAGTGATCACGTTTCACGTTGGATTTATTAATtacaaaaaaagttttttttaaacatttgaattctggtgccgctctgcacacacaagcttaGCTAGCTACCTCTGGTCCAACGCTAAGCCAACTGtctgaagttcaaagacattccAAGTTCCTTCATAGAAGCCGCTCATCTGTGGGACTAATTCAGATCCTTATTGTCATAAGAAGCGCTTCAAGCCCAAGCCTCCTCATACACCCTCTCTCGTCCCAATTTCAACAGTTACAATTTTTATTTCAATTTCAACCGGTTCGGAACTTTATTTTGTCCGGTCGAAAACAGTGGAAAAGAAGAAATTAATattggttccaacccctggtatTACGCAATATGCTGCCACCTTTACACCTATCCAAACCGTCACATCGACACAAATGCCCAGGGTGTAGGGGCCAGGGGTTGATTTGGGTTGCAAGCCCAAGTGTAACCTGTCTACTCACCAGAGTGgccatggaggagagaggtggagtctCCAGGATCGTCTCCACGTGGCTCCATCTGAAGTCCACTGTGACACTGCTCTGAGATTCTATAGTCGTTTTCTCCACCATAGGAGACCCAAACAGGTTGTACTGGGCTGTGCCTCTTGCAACCATCTGGGAGGGCGAAGGACAGGGAATCAAGGAAGTGATACAGACCACATAGACAGTCTGGGTTTTGAGTAGGTCTGTTTCACATAAATAATTAAATGCATATATGAATGGAGGACAACATCAGAAAATCAGTAAACACTGAGTCTCAGCCAGTCTGCAGCCAGTGAAATatcagagaaacaggaaggactAGGAGCTAGGCTTTACCATGGACGGATGATGTCTTCTCTTGTGTTCCTGTTTCAGCTGATCTAAAGTGATGAATGCGCCCTTGTCCACAGTTGAACCTGAACGATAAACAACATGAAAGATCAATCATCTATTGAAACCATGTATTTCAATGTTTATGACATGAGCTCTTAAATTAATACGTGCCTCTACACTCTGGCCCTTACCTGCACATGTGACGGAGTATAGCTTGACCCCggagacgttgttgccggtgCAGGTGGTCTCTGCTCCTAGCCAGGTGGTACCGGCAGGGTCGGCCATGTCACAACGTACCCAGAGAGGAAGCAGGGGGGCTGGGGAGACCGCTGGAGGGAGCAGGTCGGCTGGGGAGACCGCTGGAGATAcaatgctgttctgagacattgTGTACCAAGACAACAGCTGCCTGTAAGCAGAGAACACAGCTCAACATCTGAACAGATATAGCGACAAACAGACAGGGTGCTATTACCATGGTTTCGTATGCCACAATTGTAAAATGGAAAAACACTACTAACACTagaagaacaacaacaaagatgGAGGAGTAGAACAACAACAAAGATGGAGGAGTAGAACAACAACAAGATGGAGGagtagaacaacaacaacaagatggaggagtagaacaacaacaacaagatggaggagtagaacaacaacaacaagatggaggagtagaacaacaacaaaaagatggAGGagtagaacaacaacaacaagatggaggagtagaacaacaacaacaagatggaGGAGAACAacaagatggaggaggagaagatggagaagaacaacaacaagatggaggaggagaagatggaggagaacaacaacaagatggaggaggagaagatggagaagaacaacaacaagatggaggaggagaagatggagaagaacaacaacaagatggaggagaagatggaggagaacaacaacaagatggatgaggagaagatggagaagatggaggaggagaagatggaggagaacaacaacaagatggaggaggagaacaaCAACAAGATGGAGGAGGAGACCTTGCTTTCATGATGGTGAGAGGCTGTGGCCCCAACTCTATCTTGACTTCATGATTTGTCTCATCGTCAGAGAGCGTCTCATCCATTTTGTCATCTTCAGGGTCGATCTGTGGGGCCTTGTCACACGACGACACAGTAAAACAGCGGATCAATATTAGAACGATTGGGTGAATTGATTGTCTAATGGAAATACAGTACAATAATACAAAACGAATAATGCAAAGGCGCGCAACAATAAATGGAGTGGATTGATTGTAAATCTGTTACTTGCCGTTTTCTCACAGATGAAGACTGGTCTGTCACCAGTATAGATGTTGGGGAGATGTTTCCCTCCATTCACTCGCAGTATCTGGATGTCTTCCTCATACATACAGGAGTCTTTGCAGTCATCTTGAAGAGACCTAAAATCATAttggataaaataaataaacattgctGATTGGCTGAACCAGTATCTGGGCAGAGGAGGAGATTATGAACATAACAAGTATCCTCTCTAGCCCAGTTAGCTTCCACAGTAATTGTCCCATTAGACAAAATACATTAGTGACCAATACTCACCAAATATAGAGTTTCGCTGAGCAACTATCGTCATTTAGATCATGAGGTTGGCCtgataaatacctcttccccactttttcctctctctaccctactgatgttacatttgcaaaccccttggttaacatagagattctgggaacatcagaaggtggggggaaatgaactatattctggtaatccgaccaattgaacatttgcggtggtacttaatgaatatgaggtcagtttggttgtcatctgagacattctcatcaatgataagatgacaaactctacagtggaaagtctacacatcagagttatcagaaTCTACAGTGGAaaggatggggccacagtgtctcctgacccctcctgtctcagcctccagtatttatgctgcagtagtttatgtgtccgggggctagggtcagtttgttatatctggagtacttctcctgtcctattcggtgtcctgtgtgaatctaagtgtgcgttctctaattctctcctgctctctttctttctctctctcggaggacctgagccctaggaccatgccccaggactatctgacatgatgactccttgctgtccccagtccacctggccgtgctgctgctccagtttaaactgttctgccttattattattcgactatactggtcatttatgaacatttgaacatcttggccatgttctgttataatctccacccggcacagccggaagaggactggccaccccacatagcctggttcctctctaggtttcttcctaggttttggcctgtctagggagttcttcctagccaccgtgcttctacacctgcattgcttgctgtttggggttttaggctaggtttctgtacagcactttgagatatcagctgatgtacaaagggctatataaatacatttgatttgaacagtcTACACATCAGAGATATCGGAtttggaattgttgttcaatttaaatgttttaattttacccctttttcgtggtatccaattgtttttagtagctactatcttgtctcatcgctacaactcccgtacgggctcgggagagacgaaggttgaaagtcatgcgtcctccgatacacaacccaaccaagccgcactgcttcttaacacagcgccatccaacccggaagccaaccgcaccaatgtgtcggaggaaacactgtgcacctggcaaccttggttagcacgcatttaaatgtttgaatatgaaattatttgtgattttagcttctaaaatgtgagatttgggttttcataagttagggctctgctcaatcagtggcccgcccctgtgaaggcacatgggctataaaacttgtAAAAAATGCCCTCCtatcccttcctatataaagccttgacaacaatgtaacctcctgttctgaGGATGTAGGACGCCGGtctgatgtcagaatggttcagataataactacagaacgaagccaacatcagcgtgccAAAATTGTTTCAACCCCTATTACCGATCTTCACTCCTTGTTCATACTTCCCCCCAAAAAAGGTATGAATAAAAATGTACAAGAAACGCATGAACACTTGGCCCAAAACAATATAGATTATTTTCAGACAAAACTTTTTTTATTTGTTCTATTTTTTGGAAGTACCTACCTGGCTTGACTGACTCTTTAGCGAACATTACACTCAACGTTCAATTGCTGATTGGTCGTAGGAAACAACATTCAGATTTTCCATGACCATGACAATATTATGGAACATGGGGTGTACGCAAATTTAGAATTCACATTTTGAGGGACAACAAACAATACCGTTACGATGTGGCAAATCCCACGTGAAAAAGGCAGTGTCAATGCAAGATCGTGTGGTTCAAAGTGGCTAGAGAGGAGTTCGTAACGAGAGAGATAAATATGGAGAAAATTAGCTTACAAGATTCAATCGAAATTCATTTTGCTTCAGCCACATCCAATTTATGAGAAGAAAGGAACGCAAAACTGGCACCTGTCGTCATTCCTCGCACAATACGCTGATCATCATGGCACGCTTACTTTTTTATAATTTGTTTTGCTCGTTTCAGTTTATTATTTATCCTTCCTCTGTCTCATTAAAGAGATGGAGTCCAGACAGGCTACTCATGGTAGCTTTCTAAATAAACAGAGAGAATTAGCTTACtcgaagccatggattacaggcaacatccgcactgagctaaaggctagagctgccgctttcaaaggagcgggagactaatccaGACTAACAAgaaatccagctatgccctcagacaaaccatcaaacaagcaaagcgtcaatacaggatttaGATTGAATCCacgacaccggctctgatgctcgtcagatgtggcagggcttgacaACTATTATGGACGACAAAGGGAAAGCCAGACGCGAGCAGCCCAGTgatgtgagcctaccagacgagataaatgccttttatgctcgcttcgaggcaagaaaCACTGAAGCATACACGAGAGCACCAGccgttctggatgactgtgtgataaagctctcggtagccgatgtgaacaaaacctttaaacacgtcaacattcacaaagccgctgggccagacggattaccaggacgtgtactcagagcatgcgcagaccaactgtcaagtgtcttcacttacattttcaacctctccctgaccaagtctgtaatacctacatgtttcaaggagaccaccataatccctgtgcccaaggaagcccaaggaagcgaaggtaatctgcctaaatgattactgctCCATGGCACTCACATCGgtcgccatgaagtgctttgaaaggttggtcatggctcatatcaacaccagtagcctagcggttagagcgttgggatagtaaccggaaggttgcaagttcaaatccccaagctgacaaggtacaaatctgttgttctgccccagaacagtcagttaacccactgttcctaggccgttattgaaattaagaatttgttcttaactgacttgcctagttaaataaagactccgtaccggtaccccctgtatatagcctccacatagactctgtaccagtaccccctgtatatagcctccacattgactctgtaccagtaccccctgtatatagcctccacattgactctgtaccggtaccccctgtatatagcctccacattgactctgtaccggtaccccctgtatatagcctccacactgactctgtaccagtaccccctgtatatcgcctccacattgactctgtacctgtaccccctgtatatagcctgcacattgactctgtaccggtgcccccctctatatagcctccacattgactcggtactggtactccctgtatagagcctccacattgactctgtaccgtaacaccctgtatatagcctccacattgactctttaccgtaataccctgtatatagcctccattctgactctgtaccggtgcccccctgtatatagcctccacactgactctgtaccggtgcccccctctatatagcctccacattgactcggtactggtaccccctgtatatagcctccacattgactctgtaccggtaccccctgtatatagcctccacattgaggttgttattgtgttactttttattttacttgGTAACAAAATGTTCTTAACACTTCTTGAActgctgttggttaagggcttgtaagtaaagcatttcatCTCCACTTGTTGTATTAGGCGCATGTGGCAAATGCAGTTTGATTTGATATgttgtcgcacacacacacacacacacacacacacacacacacacacacacacacacacacacacgccctgtggttagagcgttggactagtaaccaaaaggttgcaagttcaagcctGTCATTCtgcccactgttccccggtaggccgtcattgaaaataagaatttgttcttaactgacttgcctagttaaataaaggtaaaataaaacactCTAAAAGGACTCATCAATCAAAGACACACAAATCACATTTGTCCTAAAAAATATATTCAAAACCTAGGCTCAACTTCAAATCTTGGCTGTAGTCCATCATAAAATAGGCATAGGCTTCGTTATAGCATAATGCTAAAATAATATTTCCTTTCAAATGAATTAACAAGAGTAGCTTGAAGGGGGAGAGACAGCTATAGTATTAGTAGAGACGTTAGTTATGCAATTATTACCCCACTATGTGAGGAAGATTTGCACTTTAGTCATTTTTCTAAACAGCCCCCTGTAattctgtaaaaaaatatatctaatatatatatatatagagagagagagtctttaCTGGAAGCCTGGTGGTGTTTATTCTAGTGGTGAAGATAATTTAACATCATGTCGTGCTTCGCTGCCAAATCGATACGCCTAATATTTAACATTGAGGAAATGTGAGCATAATCATTATTTTAGCGATCCGTGTTAGACATCCCTCCTAATGAAAAGCACACCCCATCCTGCCAATATAAGCTGCTGGACACCACACTTCAACGTGATATGCGTTTATGGAGGATAATGTGAACTTGCCATTTCCAAAAATGAGCTCAGTAGATTCTCTGCTTTGCGATCGGTTGCCTCTGCCAACTGCCAGGATTCAATTCAATATGCCTAGACATTATACTTTATTGCGCATGTAATTAAACTGACATTTGGCTATGTTCACCTTCGATTCGTTGGCAGAAAAGGTgcatcagacaacaacaaaaaaatcatgaTTTTGTCTCTGGCTTGCAAAGCACATAAATCTCTGTCTTCACTGTTCCCTTCTAGCGCAATTCATGCATCTCCGCATGCCTCTCTCGTCCATCCTctggctatataaatacattttatttgtattcCTCTTATacactgttgccacaaagttggaagcacaaaacCGCCCATAATGGAATTGTGTGCTTTTGCTTTACGATTTCacccttcattggaactaaaaGGGGGCCTAGAcccttattcctcctccaccaaactttacagttgacactttGCAATGATTAGTTACCTCAGCTAGCGAGCTAACGTAGTATAGAATAACAAACGGGTCGCTCGTCACACATTTGAAAAGCGATAACTCACCGAAGCATTTTCGAAAACTGTACAGCATCGG
Proteins encoded in this window:
- the zwilch gene encoding protein zwilch homolog isoform X1, which gives rise to MGSKIIADAVQFSKMLRSLQDDCKDSCMYEEDIQILRVNGGKHLPNIYTGDRPVFICEKTAPQIDPEDDKMDETLSDDETNHEVKIELGPQPLTIMKARQLLSWYTMSQNSIVSPAVSPADLLPPAVSPAPLLPLWVRCDMADPAGTTWLGAETTCTGNNVSGVKLYSVTCAGSTVDKGAFITLDQLKQEHKRRHHPSMMVARGTAQYNLFGSPMVEKTTIESQSSVTVDFRWSHVETILETPPLSSMATLNITVSSGDMRSPMYPLYRELEFLQVLADGLRTGETEWMEPVETRPALQLIREYLDELQNTVKTLQDQFTKEAVKVKTEMGTSETEIFNSLMKRGDLDFIEQLWVHMRNSVTSYQDVGDCLKLVIKALQYGDIKPWIHRDSSSSLSKLILQSYHHQMDHVSLTGLTPVHMLLEMGLDKMRKDYINYLIDQDLTTLNHLSYYLSTVEDLQEQVIRLRKLHHLLEIMVICSTFLCLPYDRLFLLTQLCLQYYKTCPYDEDHEFKLQIKPALISHFYQKDQAVSWGVEVSSGNGPREVKTSWLLSDKPPVEHIIFETDEMPVTGGNEDAAYFTTMVCCSLVNFAA
- the zwilch gene encoding protein zwilch homolog isoform X4, encoding MGSKIIADAVQFSKMLRSLQDDCKDSCMYEEDIQILRVNGGKHLPNIYTGDRPVFICEKTAPQIDPEDDKMDETLSDDETNHEVKIELGPQPLTIMKARQLLSWYTMSQNSIVSPAVSPADLLPPAVSPAPLLPLWVRCDMADPAGTTWLGAETTCTGNNVSGVKLYSVTCAGSTVDKGAFITLDQLKQEHKRRHHPSMMVARGTAQYNLFGSPMVEKTTIESQSSVTVDFRWSHVETILETPPLSSMATLNITVSSGDMRSPMYPLYRELEFLQVLADGLRTGETEWMEPVETRPALQLIREYLDELQNTVKTLQDQFTKEAVKVKTEMGTSETEIFNSLMKRGDLDFIEQLWVHMRNSVTSYQDVGDCLKLVIKALQYGDIKPWIHRDSSSSLSKLILQSYHHQMDHVSLTGLTPVHMLLEMGLDKMRKDYINYLIDQDLTTLNHLSYYLSTVEDLQEQVIRLRKLHHLLEIMVICSTFLCLPYDRLFLLTQLCLQYYKTCPYDEDHEFKLQIKPALISHFYQKMTS
- the zwilch gene encoding protein zwilch homolog isoform X3, with the protein product MGSKIIADAVQFSKMLRSLQDDCKDSCMYEEDIQILRVNGGKHLPNIYTGDRPVFICEKTAPQIDPEDDKMDETLSDDETNHEVKIELGPQPLTIMKARQLLSWYTMSQNSIVSPAVSPADLLPPAVSPAPLLPLWVRCDMADPAGTTWLGAETTCTGNNVSGVKLYSVTCAGSTVDKGAFITLDQLKQEHKRRHHPSMMVARGTAQYNLFGSPMVEKTTIESQSSVTVDFRWSHVETILETPPLSSMATLNITVSSGDMRSPMYPLYRELEFLQVLADGLRTGETEWMEPVETRPALQLIREYLDELQNTVKTLQDQFTKEAVKVKTEMGTSETEIFNSLMKRGDLDFIEQLWVHMRNSVTSYQDVGDCLKLVIKALQYGDIKPWIHRDSSSSLSKLILQSYHHQMDHVSLTGLTPVHMLLEMGLDKMRKDYINYLIDQDLTTLNHLSYYLSTVEDLQEQVIRLRKLHHLLEIMVICSTFLCLPYDRLFLLTQLCLQYYKTCPYDEDHEFKLQIKPALISHFYQKDQAVSWGVEVSSGNGPREVKTSWLLSDKPPVEHIIFETG
- the zwilch gene encoding protein zwilch homolog isoform X2, with the translated sequence MGSKIIADAVQFSKMLRSLQDDCKDSCMYEEDIQILRVNGGKHLPNIYTGDRPVFICEKTIDPEDDKMDETLSDDETNHEVKIELGPQPLTIMKARQLLSWYTMSQNSIVSPAVSPADLLPPAVSPAPLLPLWVRCDMADPAGTTWLGAETTCTGNNVSGVKLYSVTCAGSTVDKGAFITLDQLKQEHKRRHHPSMMVARGTAQYNLFGSPMVEKTTIESQSSVTVDFRWSHVETILETPPLSSMATLNITVSSGDMRSPMYPLYRELEFLQVLADGLRTGETEWMEPVETRPALQLIREYLDELQNTVKTLQDQFTKEAVKVKTEMGTSETEIFNSLMKRGDLDFIEQLWVHMRNSVTSYQDVGDCLKLVIKALQYGDIKPWIHRDSSSSLSKLILQSYHHQMDHVSLTGLTPVHMLLEMGLDKMRKDYINYLIDQDLTTLNHLSYYLSTVEDLQEQVIRLRKLHHLLEIMVICSTFLCLPYDRLFLLTQLCLQYYKTCPYDEDHEFKLQIKPALISHFYQKDQAVSWGVEVSSGNGPREVKTSWLLSDKPPVEHIIFETDEMPVTGGNEDAAYFTTMVCCSLVNFAA